A single region of the Nocardioides aurantiacus genome encodes:
- a CDS encoding DUF808 domain-containing protein, with the protein MSGGLAALLDDVAALTRLAAASVDDVSAAAGRASTKAAGVIVDDAAVTPRYVQGLDPKRELSIIARIAKGSLRNKLLFILPAALLLSQFLPWLLTPILMVGGTYLCYEGAEKLWEKFSGHHEAAAEPASSQGQDHEDVVVSGAVRTDFILSAEIMVISLNEVASEAFVSRAIILAIVAVAITALVYGVVAVIVKMDDVGLHLAQRDSPAAQKLGRGLVKGMPWLLSGLSAVGIVAMLWVGGHILLVGVDELGWHAPYDLVHHAEEAVAHLAPAIEGALAWLTNTFFSALIGVVVGAVVVAVMHVVPKRKKKVAAPGAH; encoded by the coding sequence GTGAGCGGCGGCCTCGCCGCCCTGCTCGACGACGTGGCGGCACTGACCCGGCTCGCGGCGGCCTCGGTCGACGACGTCAGCGCGGCGGCCGGCCGGGCGAGCACCAAGGCGGCCGGCGTCATCGTCGACGACGCGGCGGTCACGCCGCGCTACGTGCAGGGCCTCGACCCCAAGCGCGAGCTCTCGATCATCGCCCGGATCGCGAAGGGATCGCTGCGCAACAAGCTGCTGTTCATCCTCCCCGCGGCGCTGCTGCTCAGCCAGTTCCTGCCCTGGCTGCTGACCCCGATCCTGATGGTCGGCGGCACCTACCTCTGCTACGAGGGCGCCGAGAAGCTGTGGGAGAAGTTCTCGGGCCACCACGAGGCGGCGGCCGAGCCCGCGAGCTCGCAGGGCCAGGACCACGAGGACGTCGTCGTCTCCGGGGCGGTCCGCACCGACTTCATCCTCTCGGCCGAGATCATGGTGATCTCGCTGAACGAGGTCGCCAGCGAGGCCTTCGTGAGCCGGGCGATCATCCTGGCGATCGTCGCCGTGGCCATCACGGCCCTCGTCTACGGCGTGGTCGCGGTCATCGTGAAGATGGACGACGTCGGTCTGCACCTCGCGCAGCGCGACTCCCCCGCCGCCCAGAAGCTCGGCCGCGGGCTGGTCAAGGGGATGCCCTGGCTGCTCAGCGGCCTCTCGGCCGTCGGCATCGTGGCGATGCTGTGGGTCGGCGGCCACATCCTGCTCGTCGGGGTCGACGAGCTCGGCTGGCACGCGCCGTACGACCTGGTCCACCACGCCGAGGAGGCCGTCGCCCACCTGGCCCCGGCCATCGAGGGTGCGCTCGCGTGGCTGACCAACACCTTCTTCTCGGCCCTCATCGGGGTCGTCGTCGGCGCCGTCGTGGTCGCCGTCATGCACGTCGTGCCGAAGCGCAAGAAGAAGGTCGCCGCGCCCGGCGCCCACTGA
- a CDS encoding type III pantothenate kinase, whose amino-acid sequence MLLCADIGNSHTVLGLLEAGPGGTEVLEHWRVATDERRTADEWAVLLGGLLRDSTVGDRVTGVAVCATVPAVLHEWREMLTRHWGTVPSVIVEAGVRTGVPVLMDNPREVGADRVVNALAAARLYDGPAVVVDFGTATTFDVVTARGEYVGGAIAPGIDISLEALGRRGAQLRKVELLRPRSVIAKNTVEALQSGMVHGFAGLVDGIVTAMVAELGVPPEDVHVVATGGLAPVVVAECRTLTDHQPWLTLLGLALVFERNRPA is encoded by the coding sequence GTGCTGCTCTGCGCCGACATCGGCAACTCCCACACCGTCCTCGGGCTGCTCGAGGCGGGCCCCGGGGGGACGGAGGTGCTCGAGCACTGGCGCGTGGCCACCGACGAGCGGCGCACCGCCGACGAGTGGGCGGTGCTGCTCGGCGGGCTGCTCCGCGACAGCACGGTCGGCGACCGGGTGACCGGCGTCGCCGTCTGCGCCACGGTCCCCGCCGTGCTGCACGAGTGGCGCGAGATGCTCACCCGTCACTGGGGCACGGTCCCGTCGGTGATCGTCGAGGCGGGGGTGCGCACCGGCGTGCCCGTGCTGATGGACAACCCGCGCGAGGTCGGCGCCGACCGGGTCGTCAATGCCCTCGCGGCCGCCCGGCTGTACGACGGGCCGGCGGTGGTCGTCGACTTCGGCACCGCCACCACCTTCGACGTCGTCACCGCCCGGGGGGAGTACGTCGGCGGCGCCATCGCCCCCGGCATCGACATCTCGCTGGAGGCACTCGGCCGCCGCGGCGCCCAGCTGCGCAAGGTCGAGCTGCTCCGGCCCCGGTCGGTGATCGCCAAGAACACCGTCGAGGCGCTGCAGTCGGGGATGGTGCACGGCTTCGCCGGCCTCGTCGACGGCATCGTCACCGCGATGGTCGCCGAGCTCGGCGTACCCCCGGAGGACGTGCACGTCGTCGCCACCGGCGGCCTGGCCCCGGTGGTGGTGGCCGAGTGCCGCACCCTCACCGACCACCAGCCCTGGCTGACCCTCCTCGGCCTCGCCCTGGTCTTCGAGCGCAACCGCCCCGCCTGA
- the panC gene encoding pantoate--beta-alanine ligase: MTAAAPAGTRPASPRLVGSRAELAGALRGTHGRVALVPTMGALHPGHAALMAHARAVVGPDAPLVVSVFVNPLQFAPGEDLDRYPRTLDADLEVCARAGVDLVFAPSADEVYPGGEPEVTVAPGPLGAELEGASRPTHFRGVLTVVAKLFGLVRPDVAVFGEKDYQQLALVRRMAADLCLGVEVIGAPTVREDDGLALSSRNRFLDATQRQQAGALSRALRAAAAAGDGGPEAALAAAHDVLDTAPGVDLDYLALRAPDLGPAPATGPARLLVAARLGTTRLIDNAGLELGAGPTATTATPGST, encoded by the coding sequence GTGACCGCGGCCGCACCCGCCGGCACCCGACCCGCCTCGCCGCGCCTGGTCGGGTCGCGCGCCGAGCTCGCGGGGGCGCTGCGCGGGACCCACGGCCGCGTGGCGCTGGTGCCCACCATGGGCGCGCTGCACCCCGGCCACGCCGCGCTGATGGCGCACGCCCGCGCGGTCGTCGGTCCGGACGCGCCGCTGGTGGTCTCGGTCTTCGTCAACCCGCTCCAGTTCGCGCCGGGTGAGGACCTCGACCGCTACCCCCGCACGCTCGACGCCGACCTCGAGGTGTGCGCCCGCGCGGGGGTCGACCTGGTGTTCGCGCCCTCGGCGGACGAGGTCTACCCGGGGGGCGAGCCCGAGGTCACGGTGGCGCCGGGGCCGCTGGGCGCCGAGCTCGAGGGCGCCTCGCGGCCCACCCACTTCCGCGGCGTCCTGACCGTCGTGGCCAAGCTCTTCGGCCTGGTGCGGCCCGACGTCGCGGTCTTCGGCGAGAAGGACTACCAGCAGCTCGCGCTGGTGCGTCGGATGGCGGCCGACCTGTGCCTGGGCGTGGAGGTGATCGGCGCGCCGACCGTCCGCGAGGACGACGGGCTGGCCCTCTCCAGCCGCAACCGCTTCCTGGACGCCACGCAGCGGCAGCAGGCAGGGGCGCTCTCACGGGCGCTGCGGGCAGCGGCCGCGGCGGGCGACGGGGGGCCGGAGGCCGCGCTGGCGGCGGCCCACGACGTCCTCGACACCGCCCCGGGCGTGGACCTCGACTACCTCGCGCTGCGGGCGCCGGACCTCGGCCCCGCGCCGGCGACCGGCCCCGCCCGGCTGCTGGTGGCGGCCCGGCTGGGCACCACCCGGCTCATCGACAACGCCGGCCTCGAGCTGGGTGCCGGCCCGACCGCGACCACGGCGACGCCCGGGAGCACCTGA
- a CDS encoding glycosyltransferase, producing MPPSPSTTLPSGRYLSMTIDVHPSYGGQTRAMLMRNRILAAEGASCDVLTVAGHHDMDWRRDTLREQGLLTPEIGLLNIFEHYRDTDWPGDEPTQVALQDFDAHLSAETALADGTPWRRTYKFGGNQTVYDYLRPDGTPFVRLPSFVFKDPTTWPTTITKVGRDGQVVGTYRSPSAWYRRWLRDLAGDERAFVFLDSRFMVPLVAPTRSRNLLLIYVLHNIHVYGERRWDSDMGQAYTRVVEGLGDLDAMVTLTERQADDIAQRHGRTDNLFTVPNPVDFPAEAPDLDRDPRLVAVVARIEAQKRLGDAVKVFQRVVAEVPDARLEIYGRGSRSDAVSKVIGRLGLGDSVTMMGHHPKAREALWTSSAFMMTSAYEGYPLSTLESMSHGCPVVSYDIKYGPREQITDGQDGFLVPAGDMDAMAERIVRLLRDPALVGRMSVAAREKATQHGYDRFRADWRRVLDGVVAQQPHRTRVEKVTLRVDRLGIGRRSGGPGIFGARRRLHLAGRLEVEGHGELDDAVVELAAVHEDSGLVVELPLDVRRRGRGFTLRTAVRLQQLFPAEASARDRCRLRLRLTWRNTAWETWVDRADRSHAGLEVGYGATDELTLTRR from the coding sequence GTGCCGCCGTCCCCGTCGACCACCCTGCCGAGCGGTCGCTACCTGTCCATGACGATCGACGTGCACCCCAGCTACGGCGGCCAGACCCGCGCGATGCTGATGCGCAACCGCATCCTCGCCGCCGAGGGAGCCTCGTGCGACGTGCTGACGGTCGCCGGGCACCACGACATGGACTGGCGCCGGGACACGCTGCGCGAGCAGGGCCTGCTGACCCCCGAGATCGGGCTGCTGAACATCTTCGAGCACTACCGCGACACCGACTGGCCGGGCGACGAGCCCACCCAGGTGGCGCTCCAGGACTTCGACGCCCACCTCTCGGCCGAGACGGCGCTGGCCGACGGCACCCCCTGGCGACGCACCTACAAGTTCGGGGGCAACCAGACGGTCTACGACTACCTGAGGCCGGACGGCACGCCGTTCGTCCGACTCCCGTCCTTCGTGTTCAAGGACCCGACGACGTGGCCGACCACCATCACCAAGGTGGGGCGCGACGGACAGGTCGTCGGCACCTACCGCTCGCCGTCGGCGTGGTACCGCCGCTGGCTGCGGGACCTCGCCGGGGACGAACGGGCGTTCGTCTTCCTCGACTCCCGTTTCATGGTGCCGCTCGTCGCTCCCACGCGGTCCCGCAACCTCCTGCTGATCTACGTGCTGCACAACATCCACGTGTACGGCGAGCGCCGCTGGGACTCCGACATGGGCCAGGCCTACACCCGGGTGGTCGAGGGACTCGGCGACCTCGACGCGATGGTGACCCTGACCGAGCGCCAGGCCGACGACATCGCCCAGCGCCACGGGCGCACCGACAACCTCTTCACCGTGCCGAACCCCGTCGACTTCCCCGCCGAGGCGCCGGACCTCGACCGCGACCCGAGGCTGGTCGCGGTCGTGGCCCGCATCGAGGCCCAGAAGCGGCTGGGCGACGCGGTCAAGGTGTTCCAGCGCGTGGTGGCCGAGGTCCCGGACGCCCGGCTGGAGATCTACGGGCGCGGCAGCCGCAGCGACGCCGTGAGCAAGGTCATCGGCCGGCTCGGCCTGGGCGACTCGGTGACCATGATGGGCCACCACCCCAAGGCGCGCGAGGCACTGTGGACCTCGAGCGCGTTCATGATGACCAGCGCCTACGAGGGATATCCCCTCTCGACCCTGGAGAGCATGAGCCACGGCTGCCCGGTGGTCAGCTACGACATCAAGTACGGCCCCCGTGAGCAGATCACCGACGGCCAGGACGGCTTCCTGGTGCCGGCCGGCGACATGGACGCCATGGCCGAGCGGATCGTGCGGCTGCTGCGCGACCCCGCGCTGGTGGGCCGGATGAGCGTCGCCGCTCGCGAGAAGGCCACCCAGCACGGGTACGACCGGTTCCGGGCCGACTGGCGCCGCGTGCTCGACGGCGTGGTGGCCCAGCAGCCCCACCGCACCCGCGTCGAGAAGGTCACCCTGCGCGTCGACCGGCTGGGGATCGGCCGGCGCTCCGGTGGTCCCGGCATCTTCGGGGCCCGGCGTCGGCTGCACCTGGCGGGCCGGCTCGAGGTCGAGGGGCACGGCGAGCTCGACGACGCGGTCGTGGAGCTGGCCGCGGTGCACGAGGACAGCGGGCTGGTGGTCGAGCTGCCCCTCGACGTACGCCGCCGGGGGCGTGGGTTCACCCTCCGGACGGCTGTCCGGCTCCAGCAGCTGTTCCCGGCCGAGGCGTCCGCACGTGACCGCTGCCGGCTGCGGCTGCGCCTCACCTGGCGCAACACGGCCTGGGAGACGTGGGTGGACCGCGCCGACCGGAGCCACGCGGGCCTCGAGGTCGGCTACGGAGCGACCGACGAGCTGACGCTCACCCGGCGCTAG
- the panD gene encoding aspartate 1-decarboxylase, with product MLRTMMTSKIHRATVTQADLHYVGSVTVDEDLLDAADLLPGELVHVVDITNGARLQTYTIAGERGSGVLGINGAAAHLVHPGDLVILIAYGQMDTAEARTHRPHVVFVDEHNRVVDLGDDPARVPDPADGLVRGDLVDR from the coding sequence ATGCTGCGGACCATGATGACCAGCAAGATCCACCGAGCGACGGTGACCCAGGCCGACCTGCACTACGTCGGCTCGGTCACCGTCGACGAGGACCTCCTCGACGCCGCCGACCTGCTGCCCGGCGAGCTGGTGCACGTCGTCGACATCACCAACGGCGCCCGGCTCCAGACCTACACGATCGCGGGCGAGCGCGGCTCCGGAGTGCTCGGCATCAACGGCGCCGCCGCCCACCTCGTCCACCCGGGCGACCTCGTCATCCTCATCGCCTACGGCCAGATGGACACCGCCGAGGCACGCACCCATCGGCCGCACGTCGTGTTCGTCGACGAGCACAACCGGGTGGTCGACCTCGGGGACGACCCGGCGCGGGTGCCCGACCCGGCCGACGGCCTCGTGCGCGGCGACCTGGTGGACCGGTAG
- a CDS encoding Rossmann-like and DUF2520 domain-containing protein: MARIGVVGAGRVGAVLSAALRAAGHEVVAAAGQSPATLQRAAELLPGVPVAKPTDVARACDLLLLTVPDDMLENVATTLVGAGAIREGQLVVHTSGRHGLAVLHAVTAVGARPVALHPAMTFTGTAVDLDRLEGCVFGVTAGDAERDVVEGLVADLRGVAMWVPEDKRTLYHAGLAHGANHLVTLVSQAMDLLAASGAEDPAATLRPLLTAALDNALASGDAALTGPIVRGDVRTVRDHLVEITRTAPATVPSYVAMARATVERAMRDGRLLPIRAHAVVRVLDAALARVEGTPQRQPVR; this comes from the coding sequence ATGGCCCGAATCGGGGTTGTCGGCGCCGGCCGTGTCGGCGCCGTCCTGTCCGCTGCGCTGCGCGCCGCCGGCCACGAGGTCGTGGCGGCCGCGGGCCAGTCGCCCGCCACGCTGCAGCGCGCCGCCGAGCTGCTGCCCGGCGTCCCGGTGGCCAAGCCCACCGACGTCGCCCGCGCCTGCGACCTGCTGCTGCTCACCGTGCCCGACGACATGCTGGAGAACGTCGCGACCACGTTGGTGGGCGCCGGCGCGATTCGCGAGGGCCAGCTCGTCGTGCACACCTCGGGCCGTCACGGCCTTGCGGTGCTGCACGCCGTGACCGCCGTCGGCGCCCGGCCGGTGGCGCTCCACCCCGCGATGACCTTCACCGGCACCGCCGTCGACCTCGACCGGCTCGAGGGGTGCGTGTTCGGCGTGACCGCCGGCGACGCGGAGCGCGACGTGGTCGAGGGCCTCGTCGCCGACCTGCGCGGCGTGGCGATGTGGGTGCCCGAGGACAAGCGGACGCTCTACCACGCCGGTCTCGCCCACGGCGCCAACCACCTCGTCACCCTGGTCAGCCAGGCCATGGACCTCCTGGCCGCCTCGGGCGCGGAGGACCCCGCCGCGACGCTGCGGCCGTTGCTCACCGCCGCGCTCGACAACGCCCTGGCCTCGGGCGACGCCGCGCTGACCGGGCCGATCGTGCGCGGCGACGTCCGCACCGTCCGCGACCACCTGGTCGAGATCACGCGGACCGCGCCGGCCACCGTCCCGTCGTACGTCGCGATGGCCCGGGCCACCGTCGAGCGCGCCATGCGCGACGGCCGGCTGCTGCCCATCCGCGCCCACGCCGTCGTCCGTGTGCTCGACGCCGCGCTCGCCCGGGTCGAGGGCACGCCGCAGCGCCAGCCGGTCCGGTGA
- a CDS encoding CDP-glycerol glycerophosphotransferase family protein, producing the protein MSRARRALVRLAQQPWAAPARRVRRRVLERRMPLLSVVVPVHDAEPFLERCVDSLVAQAARLELVIVDDGSRDASLELARSLARRHPRVVVVAQEHQGVGAARNAGVARATGDYLAFCDADDTVTPGGYDRLVAALERSGSDLAVGGALLQFRGQFSQPDFVRRSNAQRRLGVSVEEVPELLGNTVVGARVFRRSAWDRDGLRFTSDDERSDVALVVASLLGSASVDVLPAPVYRWHAREDNRSLHQRDLADPERVAERVASLRTAGLLLAERPPSMGETYFSELLHSTVPDLVRAAVCRDTDYWSALSSELARLLDSIPPSALRRVPVADRITAWLCAHDELATTEAYLEYVVDNQRGLPFSVVSGHPSIALPFLDDLADAPPGLTEVAEVDLAFRTRLVRLAWAGDGLLRVGGVAFREYLDDRFGPRTIELHLVDDAGRVVRVPTTSSEEVRANQWAARPNEDHTSAGFTADIELDRLSPGTWRVEVHLEVAGRASSKGFDSRTGIGSAGLLEPQTGPTGTSVPVWREHEGLRLRVGTVQPPPARGDRRDEGPLVESVDVHDGRLWLRGTADRSFEVRLAGPRAVTEDASAVVTDGRFEVGIDLLVDEWGVGATASLPANVYKVMVSSPGSPRPLQVARSLWRELPSPVDAEHWTVAPQVSGDGDLSVRIVPVEYLESRTAYVRRALRDELYQESRTRPLLDVVLFETFAGKGTGDNPGALCAELARRDLGLDLVFAAVDHSTVPPDGARTVIRYSAEWFELLGRARYLVVNASLPYFFRKREGQLYFQTWHGTPLKRIAHDRPHLDFFNWHHRRQLLLARDGWDFLLSQSEACGRFLSSAFRYSGPLMELGYPRNDILALPEGDAVRRRVRAHFGIPDDARVVLYAPTWRDNNRVGRVFNKVLYLDPLEVVARVPNAFVLVRGHYNSVGAAEDRSVSDRVVDVTRYPDIADLYLAADVLVTDYSSVFFDFAITDKPMVFLAPDLREYRDDNRGFYLDYHDTVPGPVCLTTAEVVEAVLAPDTYGETREAFRRRFTPHDDGGAAARVVDAILASHPLPGGRASAG; encoded by the coding sequence GTGAGCCGGGCCCGTCGGGCGCTCGTCAGGCTGGCCCAGCAGCCGTGGGCCGCGCCCGCGCGGCGGGTCCGCCGCCGCGTGCTGGAGCGCCGGATGCCCCTCCTGTCCGTGGTGGTGCCGGTGCACGACGCCGAGCCGTTCCTGGAGCGGTGCGTGGACAGCCTGGTCGCGCAGGCAGCGAGGCTCGAGCTGGTGATCGTCGACGACGGATCGCGCGACGCGAGCCTGGAGCTCGCCCGGTCCCTGGCGCGTCGCCACCCCCGCGTCGTCGTGGTCGCGCAGGAGCACCAGGGGGTCGGGGCGGCACGCAACGCCGGGGTGGCCCGCGCCACCGGCGACTACCTCGCGTTCTGCGACGCCGACGACACCGTGACCCCCGGCGGCTACGACCGCCTGGTCGCCGCCCTCGAGCGCAGCGGCTCCGACCTGGCGGTCGGTGGGGCGCTGCTGCAGTTCCGCGGCCAGTTCAGCCAGCCCGACTTCGTGCGCCGCTCGAACGCCCAGCGACGCCTCGGGGTCAGCGTCGAGGAGGTGCCCGAGCTGCTCGGCAACACCGTGGTGGGGGCGCGGGTGTTCCGCCGTTCCGCGTGGGACCGCGACGGTCTGCGCTTCACCTCCGACGACGAGCGCTCCGACGTCGCGCTCGTGGTCGCCTCGCTGCTCGGCAGCGCCTCGGTCGACGTCCTGCCGGCGCCGGTCTACCGCTGGCACGCGCGGGAGGACAACCGCTCCCTCCACCAGCGCGACCTCGCCGACCCGGAGCGGGTCGCGGAGCGGGTCGCCTCCCTGCGGACCGCCGGGTTGCTCCTGGCCGAGCGACCCCCGTCGATGGGCGAGACCTACTTCTCCGAGCTCCTCCACAGCACGGTCCCCGACCTGGTGCGGGCGGCGGTGTGCCGCGACACCGACTACTGGAGCGCGCTGTCCTCGGAGCTCGCCCGACTGCTGGACTCCATCCCCCCGTCGGCGCTGCGACGCGTGCCCGTCGCCGACCGCATCACGGCGTGGCTGTGCGCCCACGACGAGCTCGCGACCACCGAGGCCTACCTCGAGTACGTCGTGGACAACCAGCGGGGCCTGCCCTTCTCCGTGGTCTCCGGCCACCCCAGCATCGCCCTGCCCTTCCTCGACGACCTGGCCGACGCACCGCCCGGGCTGACCGAGGTCGCCGAGGTCGACCTGGCCTTCCGGACGCGCCTGGTGCGACTGGCGTGGGCCGGTGACGGACTGCTGCGCGTGGGCGGCGTGGCGTTCCGCGAGTACCTCGACGACCGCTTCGGTCCTCGGACCATCGAGCTGCACCTGGTGGACGACGCCGGCCGCGTCGTGCGCGTCCCCACCACCTCCTCGGAGGAGGTGCGGGCCAACCAGTGGGCGGCCCGTCCCAACGAGGACCACACGTCGGCCGGGTTCACCGCTGACATCGAGCTCGACCGGCTGTCGCCGGGCACCTGGCGGGTCGAGGTGCACCTGGAGGTGGCCGGGCGAGCGAGCAGCAAGGGCTTCGACTCGCGCACCGGGATCGGCTCCGCCGGCCTGCTCGAGCCGCAGACCGGTCCGACCGGGACCTCGGTCCCCGTCTGGCGGGAGCACGAGGGGCTGCGCCTCCGGGTGGGGACCGTGCAGCCGCCCCCTGCCCGGGGCGACCGCCGCGACGAGGGTCCGCTCGTGGAGTCGGTCGACGTCCATGACGGCCGGCTGTGGCTGCGGGGGACCGCGGACCGCTCGTTCGAGGTCCGGCTGGCCGGCCCCCGTGCCGTCACCGAGGACGCGTCGGCGGTCGTCACGGACGGCCGCTTCGAGGTCGGCATCGACCTGCTGGTGGACGAGTGGGGGGTCGGGGCGACGGCGTCGCTCCCGGCCAACGTCTACAAGGTGATGGTGTCCTCACCCGGCTCGCCGCGGCCGCTGCAGGTCGCCCGCTCGCTGTGGCGCGAGCTCCCCTCACCGGTGGACGCCGAGCACTGGACGGTGGCACCGCAGGTCTCCGGCGACGGTGACCTGTCCGTGCGCATCGTCCCGGTCGAGTACCTCGAGAGCCGCACGGCCTACGTGCGACGCGCCCTGCGCGACGAGCTCTACCAGGAGTCGCGCACGCGCCCCCTGCTCGACGTGGTGCTGTTCGAGACGTTCGCGGGCAAGGGCACCGGCGACAACCCGGGCGCCCTGTGCGCCGAGCTCGCACGGCGCGACCTCGGCCTGGACCTGGTGTTCGCCGCCGTCGACCACTCCACGGTGCCCCCGGACGGCGCCCGGACCGTGATCCGCTACTCCGCGGAGTGGTTCGAGCTCCTGGGGCGGGCGCGCTACCTCGTCGTGAACGCGTCGCTGCCCTACTTCTTCCGCAAGCGTGAGGGCCAGCTCTACTTCCAGACCTGGCACGGGACGCCGCTCAAGCGGATCGCTCACGACCGGCCCCACCTCGACTTCTTCAACTGGCACCACCGTCGTCAGCTCCTGCTGGCCCGCGACGGCTGGGACTTCCTGCTCAGCCAGAGCGAGGCGTGCGGCCGCTTCCTGTCCAGCGCGTTCCGCTACTCCGGCCCCCTGATGGAGCTGGGGTACCCGCGCAACGACATCCTGGCGCTGCCGGAGGGCGACGCGGTGCGTCGGCGGGTGCGCGCGCACTTCGGCATCCCGGACGACGCCCGGGTGGTCCTCTACGCCCCCACGTGGCGGGACAACAACCGCGTCGGCCGGGTGTTCAACAAGGTGCTCTACCTCGATCCCCTCGAGGTCGTCGCCAGGGTGCCGAACGCGTTCGTCCTGGTGCGCGGCCACTACAACTCGGTGGGTGCGGCCGAGGACCGCTCGGTCTCCGACCGGGTGGTCGACGTGACGCGGTACCCCGACATCGCGGACCTCTACCTCGCCGCGGACGTGCTCGTGACCGACTACTCGTCGGTGTTCTTCGACTTCGCCATCACCGACAAGCCGATGGTCTTCCTCGCGCCCGACCTGCGGGAGTACCGCGACGACAACCGAGGCTTCTACCTCGACTACCACGACACGGTGCCGGGCCCGGTCTGCCTGACGACCGCCGAGGTGGTCGAGGCCGTCCTGGCCCCCGACACCTACGGCGAGACGCGCGAGGCGTTCCGGCGACGCTTCACCCCCCACGACGACGGGGGTGCTGCGGCGCGGGTGGTGGACGCCATCCTCGCCTCCCACCCGCTCCCGGGGGGCCGGGCTAGCGCCGGGTGA
- the lysS gene encoding lysine--tRNA ligase: MSDAAAPSPGATPDDLPEQLQVRREKRQRLLDSGRQPYPTTVERTHTIRRLRETHDPRLEAGELEPDTRTGEQVAIAGRVIFQRNTGKLCFARLREGDGAEIQVMLSLAEVGEESLGEFKQLVDIGDLLAVRGEVITSRRGELSVAATSWQLAAKTLRPLPNEHRPLSEEARIRLRYVDMMIRPEAREMVRTKATVLKSLRRTLDERGYTEVETPILQLTNGGAAARPFRTHLNALDQDMLLRIALELDLKRAMIGGVDRVYEIGRTFRNEGLDSTHAAEFSMLEAYEAYGDQFTMMELTRALVIDAARAVGRTVVPGRDGSEIDLEGEWRQASILDLVSEALNEEVTVDTPVELLRRHAAAHDVELQPNWGHAEIVVELYEQLVEDHLINPTFVMDYPSAVKPLAKAHRSEAGINEAWDLIINGVELAPAYTELNDPVVQRERLEAQSLLAAAGDPEAMELDEVFLKAMEYGMPPAGGMGMGVDRLVMLLTGAGIRETILFPLLRPE; the protein is encoded by the coding sequence ATGAGCGACGCCGCCGCCCCCTCACCGGGCGCCACCCCCGACGACCTGCCCGAGCAGCTGCAGGTACGCCGGGAGAAGCGGCAGCGGCTCCTGGACTCCGGTCGGCAGCCCTACCCGACGACCGTCGAGCGTACCCACACCATCCGCCGGCTGCGCGAGACCCACGACCCCCGCCTGGAGGCCGGTGAGCTCGAGCCGGACACCCGCACCGGCGAGCAGGTCGCGATCGCCGGGCGCGTGATCTTCCAGCGCAACACCGGCAAGCTCTGCTTCGCCCGGCTGCGCGAGGGCGACGGCGCGGAGATCCAGGTGATGCTGAGCCTGGCCGAAGTCGGTGAGGAGTCGCTGGGCGAGTTCAAGCAGCTCGTCGACATCGGCGACCTGCTCGCGGTGCGCGGCGAGGTGATCACGAGCCGGCGCGGCGAGCTGAGCGTCGCCGCCACCTCCTGGCAGCTGGCGGCCAAGACGCTGCGCCCGCTCCCCAACGAGCACCGGCCGCTGTCCGAGGAGGCCCGGATCCGGCTGCGCTACGTCGACATGATGATCCGGCCCGAGGCCCGCGAGATGGTCCGGACCAAGGCGACGGTGCTCAAGAGCCTGCGTCGGACCCTCGACGAGCGCGGCTACACCGAGGTCGAGACCCCGATCCTGCAGCTGACCAACGGCGGCGCCGCGGCCCGGCCGTTCCGCACCCACCTCAACGCCCTCGACCAGGACATGCTGCTGCGGATCGCGCTCGAGCTGGACCTCAAGCGGGCCATGATCGGCGGCGTCGACCGCGTCTACGAGATCGGCCGCACCTTCCGCAACGAGGGTCTCGACTCCACCCACGCGGCCGAGTTCTCGATGCTGGAGGCCTACGAGGCCTACGGCGACCAGTTCACGATGATGGAGCTCACCCGCGCCCTGGTCATCGACGCCGCGCGCGCCGTCGGTCGCACCGTGGTGCCCGGGCGCGACGGCTCCGAGATCGACCTCGAGGGTGAGTGGCGACAGGCCTCGATCCTCGATCTCGTCTCCGAGGCGCTAAACGAGGAAGTCACCGTCGACACCCCCGTGGAATTGCTGCGCCGGCACGCCGCCGCGCACGACGTCGAGCTGCAGCCGAATTGGGGTCACGCCGAGATCGTGGTCGAGCTCTACGAGCAGCTCGTCGAGGACCACCTGATCAACCCGACGTTCGTCATGGATTACCCGTCGGCGGTGAAGCCGCTCGCGAAGGCGCACCGCAGCGAGGCCGGGATCAACGAGGCGTGGGACCTCATCATCAACGGCGTCGAGCTCGCCCCGGCGTACACCGAGCTCAACGACCCCGTGGTGCAGCGCGAGCGGTTGGAGGCGCAGTCGCTGCTGGCGGCGGCCGGCGACCCCGAGGCGATGGAGCTCGACGAGGTGTTCCTCAAGGCCATGGAGTACGGCATGCCGCCCGCCGGAGGCATGGGAATGGGCGTCGACCGGCTCGTCATGCTGCTCACCGGCGCCGGAATTCGGGAGACAATTCTTTTTCCGTTGCTGCGACCCGAGTAG